The window GGGGTCTTCGATCTTCTCGGGGAGCTGCTCTCGGCGATCGTACCGCACGACTCGTTGTATGCCCTCGAGTGGACCGGCCCTGCCAGCGCGTCCCTGATATGGTCTGCGGCTTCCCGAATGCACGAGCCGCCGTTGCCGGTCAGGCTCGGTGGGAGGCGGGGCGACTGGGTCCTGCGCTCCCTGGTGATCCTCTTCGGAGCCGACTGCATGCGGTACCCGGGCGCCGTGGAAGCGGGCGGTGCCGGGCCACCGCTGTCGTGCCTCATGAGCTTGCCCCTGTTGCTCGACGATTCCCCGCACGGGGCCCTCGTGGTCGGTACCTGCGATTCCGGGGGATTCGACGACGAGCAGCGCTCGCTTCTCATGATGGTCGCGGCAAACCTTTCGGTCGCCCTCGAGCATGCCAGGGCAGTCGAGTCGTTGCGCGACCTGGCAGCGCGCGAGGCGGACTTCGTCGCCGTCGCGGCGCACGAGTTGCGCACGCCCCTTGCGGTTTTGCGGGGCTACGTCGGGATCATGGCCTCGGACGCCTTTGACCTGAGCGACCAGGAGCGCCATGACTTCCTAGATCGAATCAGCCAGAGCTGCGATCACCTGGCTGACCTGCTCGACAAGTTGCTCGACGCGGCGCGGGCGCAGCGACGCGGCGCGGCCCTCGAGATGGCGGCAGTGGACATCGCCGCGCTGGCAAGCGCCGTCTGGACCGACCTGATACGCCGCCATCCTGGCCGGCATTGCCAGATCAGCCGCCACCAGGCCTGGGCGCTCGCCGAACGCGAGACTCTGCGCCAGATCCTGGCGATATTGCTGGAAAACGCGCTGGCCTACTCGAGCTCCGAGTCAGAGCCGACGGTCGGCTGGTCGAGGCGGGGGAGGAGCAAGCTCCGGGTGGAGATCGAGAATGCGTCCGCGCCGTTCTCGGCGTCGGACATGCGCAAGCTCTTCACTCGCTTCGGGCGCCTGCCACGTCATCGAGACACGCCCGGCGCGGGACTCGGGTTGATCACCGCGCGGGCCCTTGTCGAGCAGCTTGGAGGGCGTGTGGGTTGTGAGAACCGGAAGGGCACCGTGTGCTTCTGGGTGGAGCTCCCCGTCCCTGGCGGCGGAAGAACCCGCAAGACGACCTGAATTGGCGAATCGTCACCCGGCATTCGAGTTGGGGCGCTCGCCAGACACCTCCAGGGCCACGATTCGATCGGCATCGAGCGCCGGCTCGGCGTTCACGAGGTAGCCAAGGCGCGGGAGATTGATGAGGCGCCGCGGCCGGCCGGGATCGTCTTCCAGTTTTTGCCGAAGGTTGCGAACGTGCGTGCGCAGGATCTCTGGATTCCCGAGACGCGGCGGATAGCCAAGCGCCTCGGTCAGCAGCGCTTCGACGTCGACGGCCCGTCCGGGCGAGCTCATGAGCATACGCAGGATCGCGAACTCCGAACCGGTGAGTTGAGAGCTCCGGCTGCCGGCCCGAACGCGATGGTTCGCCAGGTCGAGTTCCACGTCGCCGACCCTGAGGCGTTCCTCGACAGGGCCTCCGGATACGAGGCGCGCCCGCCGCAGACGATTTCGGATTCGCAGGATCAGTTCGAGGCCGTCGAAGGGCTTCGTCAGGTAATCGTCCGCCCCGTTCGCGAACGACCGGTACCGGTCGGCCACGTCCTTCCTACCGGTCAGGATCAGCACCGGCAGGAAGGACGTCAGCGGGTTCTGCCGCAGCGCTTCGCAGACGCGGTGCCCGTCCACGCGCGGCAAGCCGAGATCGAGGACCAGGAGGTCGGGTAACCGTTCGGCGACCGCTTGCAGAACGGCGCCCCCGTCATTGAAGGCCTCGACCGAGAAGCCGGCCTGCTCCAGGACGAAGTGCAATAGATCCACAAGGCAATCGTCGTCTTCGGCGATCCAAACCAGAGCCATCCGGCCAACCCCTCCACCCTCAGGAACACTATGCCAGATACATAAAAAATTCATGTAATCTGCGTGCAAGAATCGTGTGGATGGCGCATTAAACCCAAAGGATTTCTTCAGGCATGTGAAGTTCGGAAGGTTTCCTCACGAATTCCTTCCGGCGCCTCCGGTACGAATGAGGCGCGCGATCGCCTAGGCTTCGTGGTTGCAGGAGGGCGGAAGGATGGAGATCAAGGTCTCGCCTCGGGGGTTGGTGGCGTGCGTCCGGCTCGGCCCCGGCGACTGGCCGCTGGCAAATCAGCTGCGGCGCTTGCTGCGACGTGAGGGTGTCGTGTACGGGGTCGACCATGCCGCGATCGAAAGCATCTGCCAGGGTGCGGTGCGCCCCTTGCTCCGCGTCGTCGCCAAGGGAAAGCCGCCGACACACGGGCGCGACGCCTCGGTGGAGCTGCTCTTCGAGCGGGCGAGCCTCACCAGGCGCACACTCGCCCGGGTCGCCGATCCCCTCTCGTCCTGCATCGTGGAGGCGGGCCAGGTGATAGCCAGGAAGGTCCCTGCCGAAAGCGGCCGCCCCGGCCGAGACGTCTTCGGAGTGCGGTTGCCCGGGCGGCCTGGCGCCGACCGGGAGCTCTTGGCCGGGCCGAACTGCGTGCGAACCCGCGACGGGCTGGAAATCAGAGCTCTCGTGAGCGGCATTCCCTCGTCGGGCGAGGGCGGCGTCACGGTTTCTCCCGTCAGGCACATCCGGGGGCACGTCTGTGCGGCGACCGGGGACGTTTTCTTCGCCGGCGACGTCCTGGTCGACGGTGACGTCCTCCCGGGATTCCGGATCGATGCGACCGGCCACGTGCTGGTCAGGGGCCGGATTCGCGGAGCCACCGTGCGAGCGGGTGGCCAGGTCCATGCGCGTGATGCCATAGGCGGAGGCGCGGTGATCACAGCCGGGGCCGGCATCGTCGCGGGATCTGCCGACCATGCGCGCCTCCAGGCGAAGGGCACCGTCCGCATCGTCCGGGACCTGCTATTTTGCGACGTGGAGACCGATGCCGACGTGGACGTGCGAGGGCGGATCGTGGGCGGGACGATCGTCGCGGACGAAGCCGTCCACGCGCTCGCCATCGGCTGCCGCTCGGCCGTCCCGACGAGGATATTCCTCAACCCCGGGTGGCGCAGCCGGCGGAGGGAAGCCGATCGCCGCGCGGAGATCGTCCTCGCGCGCACCTCGCTCGAAGCCGTGCGGAAGCTCCGCGCCGAGAAGCCAGCGCCGGCCGCCGGCGCGCCCCCGGGACCGCCCGAGCCCGTACTCGCGGCGGTCGAAACGCGGCTCACCGAGCAACTGCGCGCCGCATTCAGGGAGGTCGTGCTGGCCAGGCAGCGAGCCGCGCGCCCGCCCTGCCCCCGCATCGCCGTGGAACAGGCGATCTTCAAGGGGGCCGAACTCCAGATCAACGCCGGCTGGCTAAAGGCCCGGAGCCAGTTGCCGGCGGGCGAGTTCCACGAGCAAGGCGGCTTGATCGTCGTGCGGGAGGCGGTTTGAGGGCCGACGAGGTCCTCGGCGAGGAGGAGGGACACCATGGCGGAAACGCTTCGGGGAGCGGTCAGGCAGGCCAGTGGAGCTCGCGCATGCGGCATGGAGCTGGTGCCATTCTGGGATCTCGAGTTGCTCGGAGCGGCCACCGTGCTCGTGGTCGGCCGGGGAGCGCTACAGGACGAGATCGTGCGGGGGCTGTCCCGGCTCGGGCTGGGAACCGTCGTGGTGGCCGAAGCGTCTCACCCGCTGCTCTCCGAGCCTCTTCCCGGGCAGGTCGACCTGATCGTCCACTGCGGGGGGGATCCCTGCTCGCGCGGCGGTGTACGGGCGACCTGCCGGCGGCTCGCTATCCCGTGGATCGACGTCCGGCTGGATGTGTTCCACGGTCTCATCGCCACGACCTTGCCTGGCCGGGAGGCAACCAAGGAAGCCGATGGAGCGGCGGAACGCCTCGCCAGTCAGCGCGAATCCGAGATCCCGGCGAATCCGGCCATGGCCGCCATCATGGGCGGACTGGCGGCGCAGGAGGCGGCCAAGGTCCTGCTCAGAGCGAAGGGCTTCCCGACCCTCGCAGGGCGCATCTGCCTCGTCGACGGCCAGAGTTACCGGATGTCGGTCATCGAGCCGGCGATCCCCATCGTCGCATAGCCACGATTGCCGCAGTCGGCGCTTCCTGCCTGTTACACTTGAGCCGATGAAGCTCGTCAGAGTGGGAAGCGCCGTCCTCAATCAGACGCCGCTGGCCTGGGACGCCAACAAGGCCAACATCCTCGGAGCCATCGAGGATGCGCGGCTCCAGGGCGTGAGCATTCTTTGCCTTCCCGAGCTTTGCATCACGGGCTACGGGTGCGAGGACGCGTTCCATTCACGCGGAGTGCAGGACACCGCGTGGCGCGTGCTCGAGGATCTTGCGCCGCACACGCGGGGCATGGCCGTCAGCGTGGGCCTGCCGATCCTGCACCACAACGCCCTTTTCAACGCCGCGTGCCTGCTGGTCGACGGGGAGATATCCGGGTTCTCGGCCAAGCGCTTCCTTGCGGGCGACGGGATTCACTACGAGCCGCGCTGGTTCAAGGCCTGGCCTGCCGAGCAGGTGAGCGAGGTCGAACGCGACGGGCGGCGCTATCCCCTGGGGGACGTGTACTTCGACTGCGGCGGGGTGCGCATCGGGTTCGAGATCTGCGAGGATGCCTGGGTCGCCCAGCGACCGGGCGGGGCACTCGCGCGTCGCGGCATCGACGTGATCCTCAATCCCAGCGCCAGCCACTTCGCCTTCGGGAAATTCGAGATCCGCAAGCGCTTCGTTCTCGAGGGCTCCCGCGCGTTCGGGGTGACATACGTGTATGCAAACTTGGTGGGGAACGAGGCGGGTCGCACCATTTACGACGGCGGGGCGCTAATCGCGTCGGGAGGCAAGCTGGTGGCGGCCGGGCGCCGGTTCTCGTTCGCCGACCGGCTTGTGACCTCGTGCGTGGTCGACGTCGACGGAACGCGCATGCTCCAGGCCCGCAGCGGCAGCATGATGCCGATCGTCGAAGACGAACCGGACGGCCGGGTCGTCGTGCCCCTGCGCTATCCGGATATCGATCCCCTGCCGGCGATGGCCGCGTTCGAGCCCTGGGAAGAAGGGCGCCACGTCAAGGAAGAAGAGTTTCTCCGCGCCGTGGCGCTGGGACTGTTCGATTACATGCGCAAGAGCCGGTCGGCGGGCTTCGTAGTATCGCTCTCGGGAGGCGCCGACTCGGCCGCAGTGAGTTGCCTGGCCGCTGCCGCGGCAGCCCTGGGAGTGCGCGAACTCGGCCTCGAGGCCTATCTCGGCAAGCTGGCCCACCCGGCGGCCTCGAGCGGGGCGAGGACGGAGACCGACCTGGTGGACCTCATCCTGCTGTGCGTCTACCAGGCAACGCGCCAGAGCTCGCGGACCACGCGGGAAGCGGCCCGAGCGGTGGCTTCCGGGCTCGGGGCGCGATTCCTGGAACTCGATGTCGGCCACGTCGTCGATTCCTACGTGACGATGGTCGAACGAGCCCTCGACCGAGAGCTGACTTGGCAACAAGATGATATCGCGCTCCAGAACATCCAGGCTCGCGTGCGCGCGCCGAGTGTCTGGCTGCTTGCCAACATTCGCGGCGCCCTGCTGCTCTCGACCAGCAACCGCTCGGAGGCCGCGGTCGGGTACGCGACGATGGACGGCGACACCGCCGGCGGCCTGGCGCCGATCGCCGGGATCGACAAGGCCTACCTCCGGCGCTGGCTGGTCTGGCTGGAACGTGAGGGCTCGGCCGAGTTCGGGCCCATCCCCGAACTGGCGCGCGTCAACGAGCAGGCCCCCACGGCGGAGTTGCGGCCGGCCGACCACAAACAGACCGACGAGGCCGACCTCATGCCCTACGATGTGCTAGACGCCATCGAGCGCGCGGCCATCCGCGACCGCTTGACGCCGGTCGAGTGCTTCCGCCAGATCCGGGGCTACTTCCCCCACCACCCCGATCGCCACCTCGCATTCTGGGTGGCGCGCTTCTTCCGGCTGTGGTGCCGGAACCAGTGGAAACGCGAGCGTTACGCACCGTCGTTCCACCTCGACGACGAGAACCTGGATCCCAAGACCTGGTGCCGGTTCCCGATCCTCTCGGGCGGCTTCGAGCGCGAACTGGCAGACCTTGCCGCTCTGGTGCCGGGCATGGCCCAGACGCCGATCCTGCTCCAGGATTGAAGTGGGCCGGAAAGTCACTCTCGCCGCACCGCTCCCGCGGGCCGGTCCTTTCTGCTACGAGTTCCCGCGCCCGGCCCTCACGGTGGATTGCGCGCTGTTCGGCTGGAACCGGGCCGAGCTTGTCGTTCTCCTGGTCCGGCGCGGCCGGCCCCCGTTCGAGGGGGCCTGGGCCCTTCCCGGCGGTTTCGTCGAACCCTACGAGCCGCTCGAGGCGGCCGCCAGGCGGGAACTGGCCGAAGAGACCGGCGTGGCAGCGGGCGAGTTGCGGCAACTCGCCGCGTTCGGCGATCCTGGCCGCGATCCCCGTGGCCATACCGTCTCCGTGGTGTTCTACGGCGTGGTCGCACTGGAAAGCGTGACGCCACGTGCCGGGAGCGACGCAGATGCGGTCGCGTGGCAGCCGGCGGCGCAAGTCGCGCTTCCCCTCGCCTTCGACCACCGGCGCATCCTCGAAGCCGCCCGGGAGAGGCTGGCGGACGAGGTGACGCGGCGTCCCACGGTGTTCGATCTCCTGCCCCGGACCTTCACCTTGTCGCAGGTCCAGGCGGCTTACGAGCAGATCCTTGGAAAGAGCCTGGACAAGCGGAATTTCCGGAAGAAACTTGCCGCCCTGGACATCCTGCGCCCGGCGACAGGGCAGGCGGGATTGCCGGCACGCCGAGGCGCACAGGTCTTCGAGCTTGACCGGGAGGCCACCACGATCCGTCGCGAGGCGTTCAGATGCGAGCTGTAGTGCTATAGTGCAAGCGGAGAGGTCCACGTTGCAGGCGATTCGGCCACCAGCCGTCCCGGCGGTCGCGGGGGGGCTAGCGCTGGCGATCGCCTTGCTGGCTCTGGGCTCCTGGGGACTCGGCGGCGCCCTCCAGGCGCGCCTCCTCCAGGGCAGCCCGCACATGGTGCCCATCACGGCCGTGGCAGTGGCAGGTGCCAGTCTGGCGCTTCTTTCTTCCGCGACGGGCCACCCGGCGTTCCGGCGGGTGGGCGCTGCGCTTGGCGCCCTCGTCTCTTTGTACGGCGCGCTGCTTCTGGTCGAGACGCTCACAAGCCTGGAGTTCGGCATCGGACGGGCGCTGTGGCGGAGCTTCAACCTTGGCCGGGCCGAAGTGATGCCGGTCATCACCTCTCCCGCCACGTCCGTCGCGATCGTCCTGGTCGGCCTGGGGCTGGCGACCCTGGATGTGCGAGCGCCCAAGGGTCCCGTCCTGTCGGATGTCGCAGGCGGCCTGGCAGGCGCCCTCGGCTACGTGGCACTGGTCGCGCACGTGACCGGAGCGCGGGAGCTGTACCTGGAATCCGCGGCGGGCCGGATGGCCCTGCCCACGGCGATCGCCTTCTGCATGCTGGCAATCGGCATCCTGTCGGCCCGCCCGGGACGAGGCTTCGCGAGCCGCTGGACCGCCAGGGACTCGGGCGGCGTCCTGCTGCGCGGCTTCCTGCCGGCGGCCCTCGCGTTCCCTCCGCTCCTGGCCGCGTTGCGTATCTGGGGCGAGGCCCAGGGCCTGTTCGGCCTGGAAGTCGGCATCGCCATCATGACGCTCGGCATCGCGGCCCTCTCGGTCCCGGTGATCCTCATGCTGGCCCAGAACCTCTCCGCCCTGGACGCCAAGGTCAAACGCGAGACCGACGCCGTGAGGCAAAGCGAGGCCTTGCTGCGTGCCATCGTGGACAACACGACCGACGCGGTATTCCTGAAGGATCGGTCGGGGCGGTACCTGCTGATCAACCGCTTCGGCGGCGCCATGCTGGGTCGGGCTCCCGAGGAGATCGTGGGCCACACGGACGACGACATCTTTCCGGAAGAGGCCGCGCGCGTCATTCGCTTTCACGACCTGTCGGTCCTGGAGTCCGGCGAACCCTATACCTACGAAGAGGACTTGCAGATGCCGGCAGGCGACCGCCGCATTCTCCTGGCGGTGAAGGCGCCCTACCGGATCGACGGGGAGGTGGCCGGACTGGTCGGGATATCGCGGGACATCACCTCGCGCAAGCAGGCCGAACGCGACTTGAAGGCAAGCGAGGCGCGCTTCCGCGCCCTCTTCGACGCGGCGGCCGACGGCGTCCTGGTGGTCGACGCCCAGGACCGCATCGTCCTGGCCAATCCGCAGGCGGAGCGCATGCATGGCTGGGGTCGGCATGAGTTGACGGGCAGGCCCATGGAGGATTTGCTGCCGCCCGACCGGCGCGCCGACCTCAAGCGCCGCCGGCAGCGCGACATCGAAGCGGCTTCGAGGGGCGAACGGGTCGAGGCGAGCCTCGAGCAGCAGGATCTGCACCGCGACGGGAGCCGGCTGGACGTGGAGATCGGGCTGACGGTCATCAAGGCCGGAGACGATATCGTCACGATGGTCATCATCCGCGACGTGACGGAGCGGAACCGGATGCGCAACGAGATGGCCAGGCGAGAGGCCGAGGTGCAGGCCGCGCAGGAGGCGTCACGCCTGAAGGACGCCTTCCTGTCGGCACTCTCCCACGAGATCAAGACGCCGCTGTCCATCGTCATGGGCTACGGCGAGCTCCTGCAGGATGCGTATCCGGGCGACGCCAACGTCGAAGGCATGCTGGAGGGTACGCGGCGGCTCATCCGCCACATCCAGGATCTGCTCGACTACGCAGCCCTGGCCGCCGAGAGCTTGCCCCTCTACACGACCGAGGCCTGCCTGCCCGAGATCATCACCGATGCCCTCGCGACCGTGCAAGTCGACCTGGATCGGCGCCGCCAGACCGTGAACCTCCACCTCGACGAGAGCGTGCCCTGCATTCAGGGGGACTCCCGGCGCTTGGGGCAAGTGGTGCGGATCCTCCTGGATAACGCCTCGCGCTTCAGCCCCGAGGCGGCGACGATCGACCTGCGCCTCGTGCGAGTCGGGGACGGGGTGGAACTCGAGGTTTCCGACGTCGGCATCGGCATGTCGCTGAGCGAACTCCAGCGCGCGTTCGAACCGTTCGGGCAAGCGCGGTCCGGCGACGCCACGAGGACAGCCGGCCTGGGCCTCGGACTCAAGATCGCCCGGTCCCTCATCGAGTTGCATGGCGGTCAGCTGGAAATCCTGTCCCGGCCGGGAGAGGGGACCAGAGCCCGCGTCGCGTTGCCCGCGGAGGCTTCCAGGCAGGCCTACAACGTGGGCTAGGGCAGCCGGATCGCGCAGCGAAGGCCCAAACTCGGCTAACAGAGATTTAACGTAAGTTAAGAAACTGTATAGCTGACAAGCGAAAGCGGTTGGGTGGTTGGTGGTCCAGAGCAGGCAGAGGCTTGCCTTCGGCCGCCGTTGCGTGGGAACGAGGGCCATGGACTGGATATATGGATTGGTTTCTGGCGGATCCTGGCTCTACAAGCCGC of the Candidatus Tanganyikabacteria bacterium genome contains:
- the nadE gene encoding NAD(+) synthase, whose translation is MKLVRVGSAVLNQTPLAWDANKANILGAIEDARLQGVSILCLPELCITGYGCEDAFHSRGVQDTAWRVLEDLAPHTRGMAVSVGLPILHHNALFNAACLLVDGEISGFSAKRFLAGDGIHYEPRWFKAWPAEQVSEVERDGRRYPLGDVYFDCGGVRIGFEICEDAWVAQRPGGALARRGIDVILNPSASHFAFGKFEIRKRFVLEGSRAFGVTYVYANLVGNEAGRTIYDGGALIASGGKLVAAGRRFSFADRLVTSCVVDVDGTRMLQARSGSMMPIVEDEPDGRVVVPLRYPDIDPLPAMAAFEPWEEGRHVKEEEFLRAVALGLFDYMRKSRSAGFVVSLSGGADSAAVSCLAAAAAALGVRELGLEAYLGKLAHPAASSGARTETDLVDLILLCVYQATRQSSRTTREAARAVASGLGARFLELDVGHVVDSYVTMVERALDRELTWQQDDIALQNIQARVRAPSVWLLANIRGALLLSTSNRSEAAVGYATMDGDTAGGLAPIAGIDKAYLRRWLVWLEREGSAEFGPIPELARVNEQAPTAELRPADHKQTDEADLMPYDVLDAIERAAIRDRLTPVECFRQIRGYFPHHPDRHLAFWVARFFRLWCRNQWKRERYAPSFHLDDENLDPKTWCRFPILSGGFERELADLAALVPGMAQTPILLQD
- a CDS encoding NUDIX hydrolase, whose protein sequence is MGRKVTLAAPLPRAGPFCYEFPRPALTVDCALFGWNRAELVVLLVRRGRPPFEGAWALPGGFVEPYEPLEAAARRELAEETGVAAGELRQLAAFGDPGRDPRGHTVSVVFYGVVALESVTPRAGSDADAVAWQPAAQVALPLAFDHRRILEAARERLADEVTRRPTVFDLLPRTFTLSQVQAAYEQILGKSLDKRNFRKKLAALDILRPATGQAGLPARRGAQVFELDREATTIRREAFRCEL
- a CDS encoding DUF342 domain-containing protein encodes the protein MEIKVSPRGLVACVRLGPGDWPLANQLRRLLRREGVVYGVDHAAIESICQGAVRPLLRVVAKGKPPTHGRDASVELLFERASLTRRTLARVADPLSSCIVEAGQVIARKVPAESGRPGRDVFGVRLPGRPGADRELLAGPNCVRTRDGLEIRALVSGIPSSGEGGVTVSPVRHIRGHVCAATGDVFFAGDVLVDGDVLPGFRIDATGHVLVRGRIRGATVRAGGQVHARDAIGGGAVITAGAGIVAGSADHARLQAKGTVRIVRDLLFCDVETDADVDVRGRIVGGTIVADEAVHALAIGCRSAVPTRIFLNPGWRSRRREADRRAEIVLARTSLEAVRKLRAEKPAPAAGAPPGPPEPVLAAVETRLTEQLRAAFREVVLARQRAARPPCPRIAVEQAIFKGAELQINAGWLKARSQLPAGEFHEQGGLIVVREAV
- a CDS encoding GAF domain-containing protein is translated as MTACLVSVLATNCAVVFPPRQGPLGQAWPAAEKGWPWPDPTEAMWLADLVRTHGSPLLFADGGVPLPGFLRARGLRSGLLLATGPAGGECGLLGVFSRDSRAFGATETSFVTAVAGVLAAAERRAGGHLGRSGNALFEAFRANPLPTWLWDEITGELAAANHAFCDLLGVPHDFAPGRLPAERSLWADQAQRSRIHESIARGETVDRVVAGVACRGGVVRDCLVSATKVAVSGQEYTLFIACDETERLTGERALQQRLADAENRERMLIALNDRVATEARLLRQQRVQLLAVDELNRAIAAQESLAGVFDLLGELLSAIVPHDSLYALEWTGPASASLIWSAASRMHEPPLPVRLGGRRGDWVLRSLVILFGADCMRYPGAVEAGGAGPPLSCLMSLPLLLDDSPHGALVVGTCDSGGFDDEQRSLLMMVAANLSVALEHARAVESLRDLAAREADFVAVAAHELRTPLAVLRGYVGIMASDAFDLSDQERHDFLDRISQSCDHLADLLDKLLDAARAQRRGAALEMAAVDIAALASAVWTDLIRRHPGRHCQISRHQAWALAERETLRQILAILLENALAYSSSESEPTVGWSRRGRSKLRVEIENASAPFSASDMRKLFTRFGRLPRHRDTPGAGLGLITARALVEQLGGRVGCENRKGTVCFWVELPVPGGGRTRKTT
- a CDS encoding response regulator transcription factor: MALVWIAEDDDCLVDLLHFVLEQAGFSVEAFNDGGAVLQAVAERLPDLLVLDLGLPRVDGHRVCEALRQNPLTSFLPVLILTGRKDVADRYRSFANGADDYLTKPFDGLELILRIRNRLRRARLVSGGPVEERLRVGDVELDLANHRVRAGSRSSQLTGSEFAILRMLMSSPGRAVDVEALLTEALGYPPRLGNPEILRTHVRNLRQKLEDDPGRPRRLINLPRLGYLVNAEPALDADRIVALEVSGERPNSNAG
- a CDS encoding PAS domain S-box protein, which translates into the protein MQAIRPPAVPAVAGGLALAIALLALGSWGLGGALQARLLQGSPHMVPITAVAVAGASLALLSSATGHPAFRRVGAALGALVSLYGALLLVETLTSLEFGIGRALWRSFNLGRAEVMPVITSPATSVAIVLVGLGLATLDVRAPKGPVLSDVAGGLAGALGYVALVAHVTGARELYLESAAGRMALPTAIAFCMLAIGILSARPGRGFASRWTARDSGGVLLRGFLPAALAFPPLLAALRIWGEAQGLFGLEVGIAIMTLGIAALSVPVILMLAQNLSALDAKVKRETDAVRQSEALLRAIVDNTTDAVFLKDRSGRYLLINRFGGAMLGRAPEEIVGHTDDDIFPEEAARVIRFHDLSVLESGEPYTYEEDLQMPAGDRRILLAVKAPYRIDGEVAGLVGISRDITSRKQAERDLKASEARFRALFDAAADGVLVVDAQDRIVLANPQAERMHGWGRHELTGRPMEDLLPPDRRADLKRRRQRDIEAASRGERVEASLEQQDLHRDGSRLDVEIGLTVIKAGDDIVTMVIIRDVTERNRMRNEMARREAEVQAAQEASRLKDAFLSALSHEIKTPLSIVMGYGELLQDAYPGDANVEGMLEGTRRLIRHIQDLLDYAALAAESLPLYTTEACLPEIITDALATVQVDLDRRRQTVNLHLDESVPCIQGDSRRLGQVVRILLDNASRFSPEAATIDLRLVRVGDGVELEVSDVGIGMSLSELQRAFEPFGQARSGDATRTAGLGLGLKIARSLIELHGGQLEILSRPGEGTRARVALPAEASRQAYNVG